Below is a window of Staphylococcus succinus DNA.
CACCTAAGCCATTTTCTACGATGAAAAGTGGTTTTTGATATCGATCGTAGATTTGATTCATAGTTACTCTTAAACCTACAGGATCGATTTGCCATCCCCAATTTGAAGATTCGAGGTAGGGGTTTTTAAGTGATGCAAACGCATTACCAGATGATTTATGTTTATTAATTGCATCATCACCACTTTCGAGACGACTAGAATAATAAGAGAAGGAAATATAATCTACAGGGTACTGTTTTAAAATTTCATCGTCTCCGACTTCTTTATTAATAGTGACGCCTAATTCCTCAAACATGCGCTTACTATAATTTGGATATGCACCACGTGCTTGCACATCTATAAAGATATATTGCTCTCTATTTTTTTGAACAGCTGCCATAATATCATTTGGATGGCAAGTATTTGGATAGACATCACCAGCAGCTAACATACATCCAATAGTATTATCTTTATCGACGCACTTAGCAATTTTTGTTGCTAAACTTGAAGCAATTAATTGATGATGTGCAGCTTGGTACTTGATTTGGTTTGCGTTGTCTTCATCTTTAATAATTAAACCACCCCCAATATAAGGAATGTGTAAAATCATATTAATTTCATTATGAGTAATCCAGTATTTTACTCGATGACTATAGCGTTCGAATAAGACAGTGGCATAATTTAAAAAGAAGTCAATTGTTTTACGGTTATACCAACCACCATATGTTTTGGCTAAATAATAAGGTGTGTCAAAATGATTGATGGTAACAATTGGTTCAATGTCATATTTTTCTAGCGTATCAAATATTTTATCGTAAAAAGCTAAACCACTTTCATTAGGCTCTGATTCGTCACCGTTCGGGAAAATTCTAGGCCATGAAATTGAAAAGCGTAATGCTTTGAATCCCATTTCTGCAAAAAGTTTAATATCTTCCTCATATTGATGATAAAAATCAATGGATTTATGACTAGGATAAAAGTCAAAATGATTAGACAATGCTTTAGCAGGATTAAATAAAGGTTCTTTTCGCTCATCGCCTGCTGGTAATAAATCAACTAAACTTAATCCTTTTCCATCACTATCATATGCACCTTCTATTTGATTAGCGGCAATTGCGCCACCCCATAAAAAATCTTTGTGTAATACAGTCATTATTATGCCTCCTAATATTTAATAAATTACTGAAATTAAAGCATCTTTAGTATTAATATCTTTTTTATCTTCAACAACAACATCTTTCGCAATATTTGTATTCGTCACAACAATCATTACAATGTCATCTAAAGAAGCATTTCGAATGATTTGACTGTCAAATTCAATTAATGGTTGACCTGACGTTACAGTATCTCCTTGTGACACCAGAGGTCTGAATCCTTCCCCATTTAATTTCACAGTATCTATACCTATATGAATCAATAATTCTGTTCCATTATTGGACTTCAATCCAATGGCGTGACCGGTAGGGAAAAGACTTTCAACAGTTGCGTCGAATGGAGCAATAATTACATTAGATTTTGGTTTAATTGCAATACCTTTGCCCATAGCAAGCGATGAAAAGACAGGATCGTCAACTTTTTCTAATTTAATAAGTTCACCTGTTAATGGAGCTTTAATAAAATCATCAGATCCTAGTGGCACCGTGTCATTTTGTTGCGTTATTTGGTCAGTATTTTCATGTTTATTATCAGTTGATTGGTCTTTTGTTGAGGCGTCAGATTGAGTTAAACCTTCTTTTTTATCAGAATGAGCAATGAAACCTACGATTGTAGCAACTAACATACTCAGAATAGATGCCAATACAATGAGCCAAACTGTAGCATCTAATCCATTGTCTCCAATATATGCTGTGTATCCGAAAATGCCTAAACCTCCCATAAAATAAAGCTTTGTGCCAGCGAAGGCCACAAAACCTCCAAAAATACCGGCGATGATACAGCTATAAATAAACATTTTCTTTCGGGGTAAGGTAATACCATAAATTGAAGGTTCAGTTACTCCAAAAATACCTGATATGGTAGCTGGGAAGGCTAAGGATTTTAATTTAGTATTTTTAGTCTTTAAGAAAATACCTAGTACAATACCAGTTTGAGCGAAAGAGGCTGCAAATATTAAGGGATGAATAATATCGAACCCAGAAGTAGAAATATTATTCATCATGATTGCTACAAGGCCCCAATGGAGTCCAAAAATAACTAATACTTGCCAGAAAGCACCTAACAATATGCCTGCAACTATAGGACTCAAAGCATGAATACTAAGTGCACCTACACCAATCCAATTGGCAATCCAAGATGAAATTGGACCAATAATTAAGAACGTTAAAGGAACAACAACTAATAATGTAAAGAAGGGAACTAAGAATGTCTTAACAACATCAGGTATAATAGTTTTTAATTTTCGCTCAAGCCTACTCGCAAAATAAACAGCGATAATGATAGGAATGACACTAGATGTATATGTCATAGAAATGACAGGCAATCCTAAAAAGGTTAAATTTGACTCTACTTCGAATAAAGTGCCAGAGAACAGCGCGCTTGCACCCTTGGCACCCATTTCCATAGCACTAACTAGCGTTGGATATACTAAAGCTGCACCAATAGCCATGCCGAGGAAGTGGCTTGAACCAAATTTTTTAGCTGCTGTAAATCCTAAAAATATTGGAAAGAAATAAAAAATAGAGTCTCCAATAGCATGTAAGATTTGATAGGTACCAGATTGTTCAGTAATCCATCCCAAAGCTAAAAATAAAGCAGCAAATCCTTTAATCATCCCAGCTGCAGCAAGTACACCCAAGATAGGTTGAAAGATACCAGAAACTATATCTATAAATCGATTGAATAGGTTTCCTTTATGTTCATCGCTATTTGCTTCGTCATCGCTATGGTTAAAGTTTGCAACATGGTTAACTGCAGTGTATACATCAGGAACATGGTTACCTATAACCACCTGATATTGACCACCCGATTGCATTACTGTGACAATATCATCCCGATTTTTTAAGTATTCCGTATCTGCTTTGGCTTCATCTTTCAACTTAAAACGAAGACGTGTAATACAATGTGTTAAAGAATTTATATTATCAACGCCACCAACCTTTTCAACAATGTCTTTAGCTAATAACTCATATTTCATAATAAAATCACCCCAATTTGTTATGAATAGCTATATAGTTAAGAAATGAGCAGTTTAAGTCGAGGATATACGTTTAATTTTTTTGTGGCCACTGAAGAAAAATTTCCGTTTACCAAGCATCTAAAATGATCTTAACTAAAATAGCAAAAATAAAAACCCAGAATAATACACATACGATGCCATAAGGTACCGTTATGCATTACTCTGGGTTTTGCCTACTTAAAGTTACAACCCCAAACGTCGATAGTGACGTCTAAAGTAACAATAATATAAGATTAAAAACATTATAGCGCTTTAAATATTTAATGTCAACGCTTACATTGTGATTTTAACAAGCGTGCAATATGCAAAATAAGATATACACGTTCATCACTTGATACTTCATGTTGGTAATGTTTTTGGAGGAAGTCAGAAATTTTATCAACACAAACATCAGATTGTTCATATTTTTGCTTTAAAATATCTAATAAGCTTTCATCTGTAACTTCGTTTAAAGATTCTACATTAATCAGCCTTTGGCTAAAAAACTTAAGATGCGTTACAAATCTTGAGTAATTATGTTCGTCTTCATTAATGTGTAAGTTAAAATGATAACGTACAATATCAAGTATACTTTTGGTGATTTTAGTAATTTCATAGATATTCGAAATATTTTCATCCATACTTGCGTTAACGATGTGCATAGCAATAAAACCTGCCTCATCTTTAGGCAGTTGTGTCTCAAAACGCTGTTGAATAACTTTAATGGCTTTTAAACCAATTTTAAACTCTTGAGGATAAAGTTTGGCAATTTCATAAAGTAATGGATTTTCGATATTATGACCCTGTTTTGTACGTTTAATTGCATAATCAACGTGATCTGTGAGTGAAATATAGATTGATTCTGAAATAGGTGTTTCATATAATCGATTGGCTTCAATAATTATATCTTGAATGGTTATTAATATGTCTTGATCAATTTCATTTAGTAGTGTAAGCAAATGCTCTTGTTCTTTACTGGTGAGTCTAAAAATTTTATCGATTTTATTTTTATCTAAAAGCTGACCATTTTCTTTCCCAAACGCGATTCCTTTTCCCATTACGATGCGTTCTTCATGATTGATAGTAGAAATAACAACATTATTATTTAGTATTTTAGTAATCTTCATGATAAATAACATCCCTTATTTATTAATTATCTAATATAAAAAATTTGTATATTAAATATAGTTTAAGAGATTGTAATAAGTCAAAAGAAAATGAAGTATAATAATCAATTTAGTATCAGTTAAAACGAAAATAGACTTGAAGTGACCCAAGTCTATGCATATAAATGAATTTAATTTTTGTCTGCTACACATGAAGTGTCGCTGTGAATAGTTACACTAAATCCTTCTGGAGAAAGTAATAGTAGTTTTTCAGATTCTGGTTTGTAGATGTCTACATGCGTTAAGCCAAGGCTATTTGAATTATCTATACGAACTGTATCAGATTGCCAAGTGTTCGTAGCGATATGATGATGATAGTTATTCGTAGACATAAATAAAGCTTGAGGGAAGTCGGATATGTGTTGCAAACCGAGTTGCCCCATATAGAACTGTTTGGCTTGCGCTAAATCAGCTACTTTTAAGTGTAAGTGGCCTA
It encodes the following:
- a CDS encoding beta-glucoside-specific PTS transporter subunit IIABC, with amino-acid sequence MKYELLAKDIVEKVGGVDNINSLTHCITRLRFKLKDEAKADTEYLKNRDDIVTVMQSGGQYQVVIGNHVPDVYTAVNHVANFNHSDDEANSDEHKGNLFNRFIDIVSGIFQPILGVLAAAGMIKGFAALFLALGWITEQSGTYQILHAIGDSIFYFFPIFLGFTAAKKFGSSHFLGMAIGAALVYPTLVSAMEMGAKGASALFSGTLFEVESNLTFLGLPVISMTYTSSVIPIIIAVYFASRLERKLKTIIPDVVKTFLVPFFTLLVVVPLTFLIIGPISSWIANWIGVGALSIHALSPIVAGILLGAFWQVLVIFGLHWGLVAIMMNNISTSGFDIIHPLIFAASFAQTGIVLGIFLKTKNTKLKSLAFPATISGIFGVTEPSIYGITLPRKKMFIYSCIIAGIFGGFVAFAGTKLYFMGGLGIFGYTAYIGDNGLDATVWLIVLASILSMLVATIVGFIAHSDKKEGLTQSDASTKDQSTDNKHENTDQITQQNDTVPLGSDDFIKAPLTGELIKLEKVDDPVFSSLAMGKGIAIKPKSNVIIAPFDATVESLFPTGHAIGLKSNNGTELLIHIGIDTVKLNGEGFRPLVSQGDTVTSGQPLIEFDSQIIRNASLDDIVMIVVTNTNIAKDVVVEDKKDINTKDALISVIY
- a CDS encoding 6-phospho-beta-glucosidase; translated protein: MTVLHKDFLWGGAIAANQIEGAYDSDGKGLSLVDLLPAGDERKEPLFNPAKALSNHFDFYPSHKSIDFYHQYEEDIKLFAEMGFKALRFSISWPRIFPNGDESEPNESGLAFYDKIFDTLEKYDIEPIVTINHFDTPYYLAKTYGGWYNRKTIDFFLNYATVLFERYSHRVKYWITHNEINMILHIPYIGGGLIIKDEDNANQIKYQAAHHQLIASSLATKIAKCVDKDNTIGCMLAAGDVYPNTCHPNDIMAAVQKNREQYIFIDVQARGAYPNYSKRMFEELGVTINKEVGDDEILKQYPVDYISFSYYSSRLESGDDAINKHKSSGNAFASLKNPYLESSNWGWQIDPVGLRVTMNQIYDRYQKPLFIVENGLGEIDEVQDDGAIHDSYRIKYLSEHLAQMLEAVKDGVPLLGYTSWGCIDIVSAGSGEMKKRYGYIYVDRDNKGKGSLKRTRKDSFYWYQKVIHSNGEDLSY
- the licT gene encoding BglG family transcription antiterminator LicT — translated: MKITKILNNNVVISTINHEERIVMGKGIAFGKENGQLLDKNKIDKIFRLTSKEQEHLLTLLNEIDQDILITIQDIIIEANRLYETPISESIYISLTDHVDYAIKRTKQGHNIENPLLYEIAKLYPQEFKIGLKAIKVIQQRFETQLPKDEAGFIAMHIVNASMDENISNIYEITKITKSILDIVRYHFNLHINEDEHNYSRFVTHLKFFSQRLINVESLNEVTDESLLDILKQKYEQSDVCVDKISDFLQKHYQHEVSSDERVYLILHIARLLKSQCKR